In Brachybacterium fresconis, the genomic stretch TCCCTCGCCTCCCCCGGCAGCCGAAATCCTTGTGGGGGCGGGTCGCGATGAGCGCGCCGGCGGGGTTCATCGAGCTGGAACGCACCGTCGCCTCGATCCAGGTGGGGCGCCGGCACCGCACCGAGCTGGGCGACATCGACGAACTGGCTGCCTCCATCGACCGCGACGGCCTCCTCCAACCCATCACCATCACACCCGACGGCGTGCTCGTGTGCGGGGCCAGGAGGCTGACCGCGATCAGACAGCTCGGCTGGAAGACCGTCAACGTGTGGGTGCGCTCGGGCATCTCCGACCGGCTCGGGCACCTCTTGGCCGAGCAGGACGACAACGTCCTGCACAAACCCCTGACCCAGACCGAGGCCGCCGCCCTGTACCGGGAGCTGAAGGTGCTGATGGCCGAGGACGCCGCCCGCCGGCAGGCCGCGGCCCGGTTCAGTGCGGAGAATCAGCCTGGAAGTGACGGTGGTGCAAATTGTGCACCACCGTTACCCGGCGCCTCCGGGAAGACCCGGGAGCAGGCGGCGGCGATGGTCCCGGGCGGTGCATCCCACACCACGCTGGACAAGATCAGCTACCTCCAGCAGCTTGCCGACGACCCCGCCCAGCCGGCCGAGCTACGCCAATACGTGGCCGGCGAGCTGGAGCGGATCGACGCCGGCGCCGCCGTCGATCCGATCTACCGGCACATCCACGATCTCGCCGAGACGGCCAGGAACCAGCGCGAGGCGGACCTGCACCAGCTTGCCGCCGACGCGCTCGCCCGCGCGAAGACCGTGACCGCCAAGAAACGCGCCCCCCGACCCGCGCCGCCAGCCGACGATGATGCTGCGCCGGTGCCGTATCCGGTGCGGGCGTTCGTGCTGACCTGGACCGAACTGGCCGACTGGTGGACCCACTACGACGCCGAGCAGCTCGCCGCCGAACTCACCGATGAGCAGATCGAGTCCTTCCTGATCGCCGTCGAGGGCACCAGCAGGTTCGCCGAGGAACTGCGTACCGCCCGCGACCGTCGGGCAGGCCACGAGACCCCGCCCGCACGGGGGCACCTGCGCGCCCTCTGAGCATTCGGGCGATTACGGGTGCACGTGGTGCACCTACAGGGCATGAAGACTCCCGACCTGTCTGCCCCGCGTTCCCGTCACCGGCTGATCGCCGCACTCGCCGCCCTCGTGACGGTCCTGGTGCTGGCCGGGGTCGGCGTCTA encodes the following:
- a CDS encoding ParB N-terminal domain-containing protein; this encodes MSAPAGFIELERTVASIQVGRRHRTELGDIDELAASIDRDGLLQPITITPDGVLVCGARRLTAIRQLGWKTVNVWVRSGISDRLGHLLAEQDDNVLHKPLTQTEAAALYRELKVLMAEDAARRQAAARFSAENQPGSDGGANCAPPLPGASGKTREQAAAMVPGGASHTTLDKISYLQQLADDPAQPAELRQYVAGELERIDAGAAVDPIYRHIHDLAETARNQREADLHQLAADALARAKTVTAKKRAPRPAPPADDDAAPVPYPVRAFVLTWTELADWWTHYDAEQLAAELTDEQIESFLIAVEGTSRFAEELRTARDRRAGHETPPARGHLRAL